The Akkermansia muciniphila genome contains a region encoding:
- a CDS encoding pyridoxal-phosphate dependent enzyme — translation MSILSDRLSEEILQARQRVYTVGEPTPLQRLNLPGIKAPVYAKREDLGPIRAYKWRGAFNCMAALSQEARDKGIVAASAGNHAQGVALAASVLNCHATIFMPRSTPEVKQTEVRRHGGKHVKIMLHGDCYDETAAAAHEYAETHGSTFVHPYDDLVTMGGQGTLADEVIMSGEGPFDRAYVAIGGGGLAAAVACWLKKFWPNIKVIGVEGVDQASMKTSMEQNHRVNLDYVDVFCDGTAVHIPGELTYPLCRELIDEFVTVTNNEVCQAIRAMWESSRVVPEPSGAMSLAGFLKQWNQGEVKPDEKSFVVISGANMDFTHLTQIARQAGIGNHETRYLRISMDSKRGQVLKYLRHIPQDTTLVDVQYGKTEGAAQYPVFGIAASDEDLDTIRTTLKKKGIEFEDISEDDDVRFRMIHYQAELCQHPLFVHIEFPERAGAFLDFMERIADLASLCYFNYTYTGERVGRALVGMEFDSAEDRETIRERMGAFSKNIIRSIREISPKAFNRIMGSK, via the coding sequence ATGAGCATACTTTCGGACCGTCTTTCCGAGGAAATACTGCAAGCCCGCCAGCGCGTTTACACCGTTGGCGAACCAACTCCTCTTCAACGATTGAATCTGCCGGGCATCAAGGCTCCGGTGTACGCCAAAAGGGAGGACCTGGGACCCATCCGGGCCTATAAATGGCGCGGAGCGTTCAACTGCATGGCCGCACTGAGCCAGGAAGCGCGGGACAAGGGCATTGTGGCGGCCTCCGCCGGCAACCACGCCCAGGGCGTGGCCCTGGCGGCCAGCGTCCTGAACTGCCATGCCACCATTTTCATGCCCCGTTCCACGCCGGAAGTGAAGCAGACGGAAGTGCGCCGCCATGGCGGGAAACACGTGAAGATCATGCTCCACGGGGACTGTTATGACGAGACGGCGGCCGCCGCCCATGAGTACGCGGAAACCCACGGAAGCACCTTCGTACACCCTTATGACGACCTGGTGACCATGGGGGGACAGGGAACGCTGGCGGATGAAGTGATCATGAGCGGTGAAGGACCGTTTGACCGCGCTTATGTAGCCATCGGCGGGGGAGGACTGGCCGCAGCCGTAGCCTGCTGGCTGAAAAAATTCTGGCCGAACATCAAGGTGATTGGCGTGGAAGGCGTGGACCAGGCCTCCATGAAGACCTCCATGGAGCAAAACCACCGGGTGAATCTGGATTACGTGGACGTGTTTTGTGACGGCACCGCCGTCCACATTCCCGGAGAACTGACCTATCCCCTCTGCCGGGAGCTGATTGACGAGTTCGTAACCGTCACCAACAACGAGGTATGCCAGGCCATCAGGGCCATGTGGGAGTCCTCCCGCGTGGTGCCGGAACCCTCCGGGGCCATGAGCCTGGCCGGATTCCTGAAACAATGGAACCAGGGTGAAGTGAAGCCGGATGAAAAGAGCTTCGTGGTCATCTCCGGCGCCAACATGGATTTCACCCACCTCACCCAGATCGCCCGCCAGGCGGGCATCGGCAACCATGAAACGCGCTACCTGCGCATCTCCATGGATTCCAAGCGCGGGCAGGTGCTCAAGTACCTGCGCCACATTCCGCAGGATACCACGCTGGTGGACGTGCAGTATGGCAAGACGGAAGGGGCCGCCCAGTATCCCGTGTTCGGCATTGCCGCTTCCGACGAGGATCTGGACACCATCCGCACGACGCTGAAGAAGAAGGGAATCGAGTTTGAGGACATCAGTGAGGATGACGACGTGCGCTTCCGCATGATTCACTACCAGGCGGAGCTGTGCCAGCACCCCCTGTTCGTCCACATTGAATTTCCGGAACGCGCCGGGGCCTTTCTTGACTTCATGGAGCGCATCGCGGACCTGGCCTCCCTCTGCTACTTTAACTATACTTATACCGGGGAACGCGTGGGCCGCGCCCTGGTGGGCATGGAGTTTGATTCCGCGGAAGACCGGGAGACCATCAGGGAACGCATGGGCGCCTTTTCCAAGAATATCATCCGGTCCATCCGGGAGATTTCCCCGAAGGCGTTCAACCGGATCATGGGAAGTAAATAG
- the hflX gene encoding GTPase HflX — protein sequence MFEIREKPEMVERAMLVSIYFDPSEAGEKQAMLDELEDLVSNLGIGIVGKHLVKSRDVHAKFLCGTGKAEEVRQLALDCRADCVVFDNMLSPSQQREWERLIDECVIDREEVILDIFARRARTREATLQVELARMQYSLPRMARMWNHLDRQGGGSGGGKGGGGAARGEGEKQIEVDRRLARARIEAIQKELALVIRQRATQRKERERQAIATAAIVGYTNAGKSSLLSLVSGSEVMAKDMLFATLDTTTRKIELPHGQPLLLTDTVGFIRNLPHRLVEAFKSTLEEAVLADFLVQVVDASDPEAVRHYETTLEVLSELGAGDKPMIVVLNKVDLVPEEKRHTLEALLKPHFNGRVIPMSVQEEQGAEDLLDACVEMLESRVRRASFLIPYTRSDLVAAMHSEGKVLSTEYVEEGTLLEAVLPVAFYNKLSSFLAEK from the coding sequence ATGTTTGAAATCCGCGAAAAACCGGAAATGGTGGAACGGGCCATGCTCGTTTCCATCTACTTTGACCCCTCCGAGGCCGGGGAGAAACAGGCCATGCTTGACGAGCTGGAAGACCTTGTCTCCAACCTCGGCATAGGCATTGTAGGCAAGCACCTGGTTAAATCCCGTGACGTGCACGCCAAATTCCTGTGCGGCACCGGCAAGGCGGAGGAAGTAAGGCAGCTGGCCCTGGACTGTCGGGCGGATTGCGTGGTGTTTGACAACATGCTCTCCCCCTCCCAGCAGCGGGAATGGGAACGGCTGATCGACGAATGCGTGATTGACCGTGAAGAGGTCATTCTGGACATCTTTGCACGGCGCGCCCGCACGCGGGAGGCCACCCTCCAGGTGGAACTGGCGCGCATGCAGTACTCGCTCCCCCGCATGGCCCGCATGTGGAACCACCTGGACCGCCAGGGCGGCGGTTCCGGGGGCGGGAAGGGCGGCGGCGGAGCCGCCAGGGGCGAAGGTGAAAAGCAGATTGAAGTGGACCGCCGCCTGGCGCGCGCCAGGATTGAGGCCATTCAGAAGGAACTGGCCCTGGTCATCAGGCAGCGTGCCACACAGCGCAAGGAACGGGAACGCCAGGCGATCGCCACGGCTGCCATCGTGGGGTACACCAACGCCGGAAAATCCTCCCTGCTGTCCCTGGTATCCGGCTCGGAGGTCATGGCGAAGGACATGCTCTTTGCCACGCTGGACACCACGACGCGGAAAATAGAACTTCCGCACGGCCAGCCCCTGCTGCTGACGGATACCGTGGGCTTCATCCGCAACCTCCCCCACCGTCTGGTGGAGGCCTTCAAGTCTACGCTGGAGGAAGCCGTGCTGGCGGATTTCCTGGTGCAGGTGGTGGACGCCTCCGATCCGGAAGCCGTGCGCCATTATGAAACCACGCTGGAAGTGCTCAGCGAGCTGGGCGCGGGGGACAAGCCCATGATCGTGGTTCTGAACAAGGTGGACCTTGTCCCGGAAGAGAAGCGCCACACGCTGGAAGCCCTGTTGAAACCCCATTTCAACGGCAGGGTGATACCCATGTCCGTGCAGGAGGAACAGGGCGCGGAAGACCTGCTGGACGCCTGTGTGGAAATGCTGGAAAGCCGCGTCCGGCGCGCCAGCTTCCTGATTCCCTACACCCGGAGCGATCTGGTGGCCGCCATGCACAGTGAAGGCAAGGTTCTCTCCACGGAATATGTGGAGGAAGGCACCCTGCTGGAAGCCGTGCTCCCCGTGGCGTTTTATAACAAGCTCAGTTCATTCCTGGCGGAAAAATGA
- a CDS encoding Maf family protein produces MLPPVILASQSPRRRDLLAKAGVPFSIVIRDTEELKDADLPPQELCLHNARAKAEAVFREHPDSTIIGADTLVFLDGLPLGKPQDAEEARTMLRMLSGRTHHVCTAVSIQSPLGMKDMAVLTEVTFRTLAEEDIRRYMELVDVMDKAGSYAFQEHGEMIISSVRGDTDNVIGLPVGDVMKCLRDWGY; encoded by the coding sequence ATGCTTCCCCCCGTTATCCTAGCCTCCCAGTCACCGCGGCGGCGCGATTTGCTGGCGAAGGCCGGCGTGCCTTTCTCCATCGTCATCCGGGATACGGAGGAGTTGAAAGACGCCGACCTGCCTCCGCAAGAACTCTGCCTGCACAACGCCAGAGCCAAAGCGGAAGCGGTGTTCCGGGAACATCCGGATTCCACCATTATCGGCGCGGATACGCTCGTTTTTCTGGACGGCCTTCCCCTCGGCAAACCGCAGGATGCGGAGGAAGCCCGCACCATGCTCCGGATGCTCTCCGGGCGCACGCACCACGTGTGCACGGCGGTCTCCATCCAGTCCCCCCTGGGAATGAAGGATATGGCCGTGCTGACGGAAGTCACCTTCCGGACACTGGCGGAGGAAGACATCCGCCGTTACATGGAGCTGGTGGACGTGATGGACAAGGCCGGGTCCTACGCCTTCCAGGAACATGGGGAGATGATCATTTCCTCCGTGCGAGGCGATACGGACAACGTGATCGGCCTGCCTGTCGGGGACGTCATGAAGTGCCTGCGCGACTGGGGCTATTGA